A window from Longimicrobium sp. encodes these proteins:
- a CDS encoding PASTA domain-containing protein, whose protein sequence is MPRRVSLSLVPILVALALCAGAPLRAQVAGAVPTMPDVVGMPQDQAMGRLRALQMNVQVRPVSSAQPRGVVVSQEPGAGSPVRVGSGAVLEVSTGQPANQGQTQGQTTDGASGGVSGPRIGVRVRIPSQVTVPDLTGMSPTMARIRLVTGNLIPGGIDSTAAPDARPGRIVAQDPAPGTVVRPGTRVRMTIANRARTPVTPPAPPPAPKPELVAVPNLGGQSVADARTALGGARLLLGGVDSTTSSAPIGTVVRQTPAAGDSVQPGTMVSIVIARQQLVTVPSLAGQTLPTARRTLVDAGLRPGAVTEQERPGEPAIVGQSVPAGTRVAPGTVVNLTVSRAPVVVLPPPPPPPPPAAVDTPARPQPRDTTPATQPAPTDTTPAAQPVDSAAIAQPAEPQQPVVPATQPQAQQPARPQPAAQTGGFPRAVLWGLIALLLMAAAAVTYLRMRRRVVVSAPKPQPMVAAAPAPPVGVRMRVSSGESRTTSETGSVAGSGRVKLGVRIADPRPVEADGKAPLGPGRVAVRAVESQAPPVPTEQPETVGTANRIRVQVRRDEPAFRADGGPVILKRR, encoded by the coding sequence ATGCCGAGGCGCGTCTCCCTCTCGCTCGTCCCGATCCTCGTCGCCCTCGCCCTCTGCGCCGGCGCGCCGCTGCGCGCGCAGGTTGCCGGGGCCGTGCCCACCATGCCCGACGTGGTGGGCATGCCGCAGGACCAGGCCATGGGCCGCCTGCGCGCGCTGCAGATGAACGTGCAGGTGCGGCCGGTGTCGTCGGCGCAGCCGCGCGGCGTGGTGGTGTCGCAGGAGCCCGGCGCGGGCTCGCCGGTGCGCGTCGGTTCCGGCGCGGTGCTCGAGGTGTCGACCGGCCAGCCCGCCAACCAGGGCCAGACGCAGGGGCAGACGACCGACGGCGCGTCCGGCGGCGTCAGCGGGCCGCGGATCGGCGTGCGCGTGCGCATCCCGTCGCAGGTGACGGTGCCGGACCTGACGGGGATGAGCCCGACGATGGCGCGCATCCGCCTCGTCACCGGCAACCTGATCCCCGGCGGGATCGATTCCACCGCGGCGCCCGACGCGCGTCCCGGCCGCATCGTGGCGCAGGATCCCGCGCCCGGCACCGTCGTGCGCCCCGGTACCCGCGTGCGCATGACCATCGCCAACCGCGCCCGCACGCCGGTGACGCCGCCCGCGCCGCCTCCAGCGCCGAAGCCGGAGCTCGTGGCCGTGCCGAACCTCGGCGGGCAGAGCGTGGCCGACGCGCGGACGGCGCTGGGCGGCGCGCGCCTCCTCCTCGGCGGCGTCGACAGCACGACGTCTTCCGCGCCGATAGGGACCGTCGTCCGCCAGACGCCCGCCGCCGGCGATTCGGTGCAGCCGGGGACGATGGTGTCGATCGTCATTGCCCGGCAGCAACTGGTGACGGTGCCGTCGCTCGCGGGGCAGACGCTGCCGACAGCGCGGCGGACGCTCGTCGACGCGGGGCTGCGCCCGGGCGCGGTGACGGAGCAGGAGCGGCCCGGCGAGCCGGCGATCGTCGGCCAGTCCGTTCCCGCGGGGACGCGGGTCGCGCCCGGCACCGTCGTGAACCTGACCGTCTCGCGCGCGCCGGTCGTGGTCCTGCCGCCTCCGCCTCCGCCGCCGCCGCCCGCGGCCGTCGATACACCCGCGCGCCCGCAGCCGAGGGACACCACGCCTGCCACGCAGCCTGCCCCGACCGATACGACGCCGGCTGCGCAGCCGGTGGACAGCGCGGCGATCGCGCAGCCGGCGGAGCCGCAGCAGCCCGTCGTCCCCGCGACGCAGCCGCAGGCGCAGCAGCCCGCGCGGCCTCAGCCCGCGGCGCAGACGGGCGGCTTCCCGCGCGCGGTGCTGTGGGGGCTGATCGCGCTCCTGCTCATGGCCGCCGCGGCGGTGACGTATCTGCGCATGCGGCGCCGCGTCGTGGTGTCCGCGCCGAAGCCGCAGCCGATGGTGGCCGCCGCGCCCGCGCCGCCCGTCGGCGTGCGGATGCGCGTCTCCTCCGGCGAATCGCGGACGACGTCGGAGACCGGGAGCGTGGCGGGGAGCGGGCGGGTGAAGCTGGGCGTCCGCATCGCCGATCCGCGGCCGGTGGAGGCGGATGGGAAGGCGCCGCTCGGGCCGGGGCGCGTGGCCGTCCGCGCCGTGGAGAGCCAGGCGCCGCCCGTGCCGACCGAGCAGCCGGAGACGGTTGGCACAGCCAATCGCATACGCGTGCAGGTCCGCCGCGACGAGCCCGCGTTCCGGGCCGACGGCGGACCCGTGATCCTCAAGAGGAGATGA
- a CDS encoding TonB-dependent receptor plug domain-containing protein: MKLKCLAVFGGIILVSGGCAPDRLVSPTAPSGQMVRASEGASVSARPMVIVDGKVYTTENGVPEIDAAQIANIEVLKGDAATRVYGQAGANGVVIITTRAGAEGGEQRIALDPGATFRIRGNATVAAENPLVLVDGVVVPVSALRDIDADDIRDIQVLKGPAAVQQYGDRAADGVVLVRTKDADTVN, encoded by the coding sequence ATGAAGCTGAAGTGTCTGGCCGTTTTCGGCGGGATCATCCTGGTGAGCGGCGGGTGCGCGCCCGACCGGCTGGTGTCGCCGACCGCTCCTTCGGGGCAGATGGTGCGCGCCTCGGAGGGTGCCAGCGTCTCGGCCCGGCCGATGGTCATCGTCGACGGGAAGGTGTACACGACGGAGAACGGCGTCCCCGAGATCGACGCCGCCCAGATTGCCAACATCGAGGTGCTCAAGGGCGACGCGGCGACGCGGGTCTACGGCCAGGCGGGCGCGAACGGCGTGGTGATCATCACCACCAGAGCGGGCGCCGAGGGCGGCGAGCAGCGGATCGCGCTGGACCCGGGCGCCACCTTCCGCATCCGCGGCAACGCCACCGTGGCGGCGGAGAATCCGCTGGTGCTGGTGGACGGCGTGGTCGTGCCCGTCTCCGCGCTGCGCGACATCGACGCCGACGACATCCGCGACATCCAGGTGCTGAAGGGCCCCGCCGCCGTGCAGCAGTACGGCGACCGCGCTGCCGACGGCGTGGTGCTGGTCCGCACCAAGGACGCCGACACCGTCAACTGA